One segment of Rosa chinensis cultivar Old Blush chromosome 6, RchiOBHm-V2, whole genome shotgun sequence DNA contains the following:
- the LOC112173616 gene encoding UDP-glucose flavonoid 3-O-glucosyltransferase 7, with the protein METQTHQQLHIFFLPFMGQGHTVPLIDIAKLFASRGEKSTIITTPANAPLFTKAIQTSRSSGLEIELLLIKFPSTEVGLPEGIESTNWGSKTAEMAEKFFKALTLLEQQVEQLLDQYHPQCLVASSLFHWATDVAAKFGIPRLIFQGPGFFSLCAAMSVTRYQPHMKVASDSESFVLPNLPHEIKMTRNKLPYFVKQNGETELMKLLRECNETEKRSYGIVINSFYELEPDYADHYRKAFGRKSWHIGPVSLCNKAEKDISARGREGSVDDVQECLQWLNSKKPRSVVYVCFGSLNSFSDCQLLEIALGLEASQQQFIWVVKKENNDKEEWLPEGCEQRMEGRGLIVRGWAPQLLILQHEAVGAFLTHCGWNSILEGVTAGVLMITWPVFADQFYNEKLVTQILGIAVAVGSQKSEDGGVKSEARASVKREAIKMAITEIMEGYEADGMRRKAFALGETARRAVEEGGSSFSDLTALIEELRSLGS; encoded by the coding sequence ATGGAAACCCAAACTCATCAGCAGCTTCACATTTTCTTCCTTCCATTTATGGGCCAAGGCCACACTGTACCCCTCATAGACATAGCAAAACTATTTGCTTCACGTGGTGAAAAATCAACCATAATAACCACCCCAGCCAATGCACCACTCTTCACCAAAGCAATCCAAACAAGTAGAAGTTCGGGTTTAGAAATTGAACTTCTTCTCATCAAATTCCCATCTACTGAAGTTGGGTTGCCTGAAGGGATTGAAAGTACTAACTGGGGTAGTAAAACCGCAGAGATGGCAGAAAAGTTCTTCAAAGCTCTAACACTGCTTGAACAACAGGTAGAGCAGCTTTTAGACCAATATCATCCTCAGTGTCTTGTTGCAAGCTCTTTGTTTCATTGGGCTACGGATGTTGCTGCAAAGTTTGGGATTCCAAGGCTCATCTTTCAAGGACCTGGTTTTTTCTCCTTGTGTGCTGCAATGAGTGTGACGCGGTACCAACCTCACATGAAGGTTGCATCTGATTCAGAATCTTTTGTTCTTCCTAATCTCCCACATGAGATCAAGATGACGAGAAACAAACTACCatattttgttaaacaaaatggtGAGACAGAGCTCATGAAGTTGCTCAGAGAATGTAATGAGACTGAAAAAAGGAGCTATGGGATTGTCATTAATAGCTTCTATGAACTTGAACCAGATTATGCGGATCACTATAGAAAAGCGTTTGGGAGGAAGTCATGGCATATCGGCCCAGTTTCATTATGCAACAAGGCAGAAAAAGATATATCAGCTAGGGGAAGAGAAGGCTCAGTTGATGATGTACAGGAATGCTTGCAATGGCTCAATTCCAAGAAACCCCGTTCGGTTGTTTATGTATGCTTTGGCAGCCTAAACAGTTTCAGTGACTGTCAGCTCTTAGAAATTGCCTTGGGTCTTGAGGCTTCACAACAGCAATTCATTTGGGTTGTCAAGAAGGAAAATAATGATAAAGAAGAGTGGTTGCCTGAAGGATGTGAGCAGAGAATGGAGGGAAGGGGACTTATTGTAAGAGGCTGGGCTCCCCAACTACTGATTCTTCAACATGAAGCAGTTGGGGCGTTTCTTACTCATTGTGGGTGGAACTCAATCCTTGAAGGAGTGACTGCCGGGGTGCTAATGATCACCTGGCCGGTGTTTGCAGATCAGTTTTACAATGAGAAGTTGGTAACTCAAATACTTGGGATTGCGGTTGCTGTGGGTTCTCAAAAGTCAGAGGATGGTGGTGTAAAAAGTGAAGCCAGGGCCAGTGTGAAGAGGGAGGCTATAAAGATGGCTATAACTGAAATCATGGAGGGTTATGAAGCTGATGGAATGAGACGAAAAGCTTTTGCGCTTGGAGAGACGGCAAGGAGGGCAGTTGAGGAAGGTGGTTCATCGTTTTCTGATTTAACTGCTCTAATTGAAGAGTTGAGGTCCCTTGGGTCTTGA
- the LOC112173058 gene encoding RNA polymerase II C-terminal domain phosphatase-like 4 — MMSVATVSPILHNIDNLVGYLKRGRGLDSDYSDLGLIDQRAKRLKVETDVGISEEAGFAFDEKPRFSKVRYGYIPKGLALGDDEIDRLRNENTRNLLLNHKKLHLVLDLDHTLLNTTFLDEMSPEEEYLKTQTQSDHSLQYVHVVDTPSRQLMTKLRPYIRTFLVQASQMFELSIYTMGNRDYALEMAKLLDPGNLIFGGRVMSRDDSPETNRKSLDVLLARDSAVVILDDRKNVWTNDNRDNVIVMPRYHFFRSSYQKSGLSKGKPYSELKTDECDRYGGAYLANVLQLLGYIHTIFFNEVEIQGWDLMDRDVRLVLKILKKEVLKGCKIVFSHVFPSNVEANTHPLWKMAEQLGATCSTQVDPSVTHVVAANARTQKSCWAVKEGKFLVNPQWIHSANFMWQKQPEDNFPCH; from the coding sequence ATGATGAGTGTGGCTACTGTGTCTCCGATTTTGCATAATATTGATAACCTTGTTGGGTATCTTAAGAGGGGACGAGGGTTAGATTCTGATTACAGTGACCTAGGGTTGATAGATCAGAGGGCAAAGAGGCTTAAGGTAGAGACTGATGTGGGTATTTCAGAAGAGGCTGGATTTGCTTTTGATGAAAAACCCAGGTTTTCTAAAGTGAGATATGGGTATATACCCAAAGGGTTAGCGCTTGGGGATGATGAGATTGATCGATTACGCAACGAAAACACTAGGAATCTATTGTTGAACCATAAGAAACTTCATCTGGTTCTTGATCTAGACCACACCCTGCTGAATACCACTTTCCTTGATGAGATGTCACCCGAAGAAGAATATCTGAAGACCCAAACCCAGTCTGATCATTCTCTGCAGTATGTTCACGTTGTTGACACTCCCAGTAGGCAATTGATGACCAAGTTGAGGCCTTATATTAGGACGTTTTTAGTGCAAGCCAGTCAAATGTTTGAGCTGTCCATATACACAATGGGTAATCGAGATTATGCGCTAGAAATGGCCAAGCTGCTTGATCCAGGAAATCTTATCTTTGGTGGTAGAGTCATGTCGCGTGATGATAGCCCAGAAACAAATAGAAAGAGTCTAGATGTCCTGCTTGCCCGAGATTCTGCTGTTGTGATCCTTGATGATAGGAAAAATGTATGGACAAATGACAACAGGGACAATGTAATAGTGATGCCTAGGTATCATTTCTTTAGATCTAGTTATCAAAAGTCTGGCCTCAGTAAGGGTAAGCCTTATTCTGAGTTGAAGACTGATGAATGTGATCGTTATGGAGGAGCTTATCTTGCAAATGTACTTCAACTTCTTGGATATATTCACACCATATTCTTTAATGAAGTTGAGATACAGGGGTGGGATCTTATGGACAGAGATGTGAGGCTTGTCTTGAAAATCCTGAAGAAGGAAGTCTTGAAAGGCTGTAAAATTGTTTTCAGCCATGTATTCCCCTCAAATGTCGAAGCTAATACTCATCCTTTGTGGAAGATGGCGGAGCAGCTGGGCGCTACTTGTTCAACACAAGTCGATCCATCAGTCACGCATGTAGTTGCAGCAAATGCTCGAACACAGAAATCGTGTTGGGCAGTTAAAGAAGGAAAGTTTTTGGTGAATCCCCAATGGATTCATTCTGCAAATTTTATGTGGCAAAAGCAACCTGAAGATAATTTTCCCTGTCATTAG
- the LOC112171381 gene encoding UDP-glucose flavonoid 3-O-glucosyltransferase 7: METKTHQQLHIFFLPYMVQGHTLPLLDIAKLFASRGVKSTIITTPVNAPLFSNSIETSKSLGLEIELLVIKFPSTEVGLPEGIERTKLVKTQETKEKFYKAITALQKQVEQLLDQHRPHCLVASTLFHWATDVAAKFGIPRLIFHGPGFFPLCAAMSMTLYQPHMKVSSDSESFVIPNLPHEIKTTRNELPTFLTQNGETGLNKMLEVCRKAEERSFGIIINSFYELEPDYADHYRKVFRRKSWHIGPVSLCNKAEKDISGRGREGSVDEVHECLNWLNSKKPNSVVYICFGSLSSFSDFQLVEIAIGLEASGKQFIWVVKKEKNDEEEWLPEGFEQRMEGKGLIIRGWAPQLLILQHEAVGAFLTHCGWNSILEGVSAGVPMITWPVFADQFNNEKLVTQILRIGVAIGAQKSEDGSVKTEASVKSEAIKKAVTEIMEGDEADGMRSKAFALGETAKRAVEEGGSSFSDLTALIEELRSLGS, encoded by the coding sequence ATGGAAACCAAAACTCATCAACAGCTTCACATTTTCTTCCTTCCATATATGGTTCAAGGCCACACTTTACCCCTCCTAGACATAGCCAAACTATTTGCTTCACGTGGTGTTAAATCCACCATAATAACCACCCCTGTCAATGCACCACTCTTCTCCAACTCAATCGAAACCAGCAAAAGTTTGGGTTTAGAAATCGAACTTCTCGTAATCAAGTTCCCATCTACTGAAGTTGGGTTGCCTGAAGGAATTGAAAGAACAAAGTTGGTAAAAACCCAAGAGACGAAGGAAAAGTTCTATAAAGCGATAACTGCCCTTCAAAAACAGGTAGAGCAGCTTTTAGACCAACATCGTCCCCACTGTCTCGTTGCAAGCACATTATTTCATTGGGCTACGGATGTTGCTGCCAAGTTTGGAATTCCGAGGCTCATCTTTCATGGACCTGGTTTCTTCCCCTTGTGTGCTGCAATGAGTATGACGTTGTACCAACCTCACATGAAGGTTTCATCTGATTCAGAATCTTTTGTTATTCCTAATCTCCCGCATGAGATCAAGACGACAAGAAACGAACTACCAACTTTTCTTACTCAAAATGGTGAGACAGGACTCAACAAGATGCTCGAAGTATGTAGAAAGGCTGAAGAAAGGAGCTTCGGGATTATTATTAATAGCTTCTATGAACTTGAACCAGATTATGCAGATCACTATAGGAAGGTATTTAGGAGGAAGTCATGGCATATCGGCCCAGTTTCTTTATGCAACAAGGCAGAAAAGGATATATCAGGAAGGGGAAGGGAAGGCTCGGTTGATGAAGTTCATGAGTGCTTGAACTGGCTTAATTCTAAGAAACCGAATTCGGTTGTTTACATATGCTTTGGAAGCCTTAGCAGTTTCAGTGATTTTCAGCTCGTAGAAATTGCTATAGGTCTCGAGGCTTCTGGAAAACAGTTCATTTGGGTTgttaagaaagaaaagaatgatGAAGAAGAGTGGTTGCCTGAAGGGTTTGAGCAGAGAATGGAGGGAAAGGGACTTATTATAAGAGGTTGGGCTCCCCAACTACTGATTCTTCAACATGAAGCAGTTGGGGCCTTTCTCACTCATTGTGGGTGGAACTCTATCCTTGAAGGAGTGTCAGCCGGGGTGCCAATGATCACCTGGCCGGTGTTCGCTGACCAGTTTAACAATGAGAAGTTGGTGACTCAGATACTTAGGATTGGAGTTGCTATTGGTGCTCAAAAGTCGGAGGATGGTAGTGTGAAGACCGAAGCCAGTGTGAAGAGTGAGGCTATTAAGAAGGCTGTAACTGAAATAATGGAGGGTGATGAAGCTGACGGAATGAGAAGCAAAGCTTTTGCTCTTGGAGAGACGGCAAAGAGGGCAGTTGAGGAAGGTGGTTCGTCGTTTTCCGATTTAACTGCTCTAATTGAAGAGTTGAGGTCCCTTGGGTCTTGA